The region AAAGGAAAACTGGATGTAGTAGAAGGAACACTCTACCCTCTTTTAACAAGATTAAAAAACGGCGAGTTCCTTTCATACCGATGGGAAGAATCTACAGGAGGACCTCCGAGAAAATACTACCAGATTACAGAAAAAGGTAAATTATTTTTAGATGAACTTCAAAATACCTGGAATGAATTAACAGATTCCGTAAATCAAATCACTCAAAAAAATTAAAAAACAAAGCTATGAACAAGACACTCTCAATAGGACTCGCAGGTTTTTCTTTTACCATAGAAGAACACGCATATATAAAGCTTAGCGATTACCTGAATGCACTGAGAAGCTCACTGGATGCTTCAGAAGCTGATGAGGTAATGCATGACATAGAAATCAGAATGGTGGAAATCTTCAGAGATTCTTTAGGAAAACGTGAAGTAATTAATGACACCGATGTAGAAAGAGTAATTGCACAGATCGGATCTCCAGAAAAAATCGAAGAACAGGAGGAAGCTTATTATTCTGAAAAAAATACAAAGAAAACATATTCTTCAGGAACTGAATACACGGATAAAAAACAATTGTTCCGTGATCCTGAAAGACAAAAAATAGCAGGTGTTTGTGCAGGTTTGGCTCATTATGTAGGAATGGATATTACAGCAATGAGAGCGATCTGGTTAGGAATTTTCATCTTGGGAATTTTCACAGCAGCCGTTTCTTCGACCCTTGTTTTCCTACTTTACGTAATCCTTTGGGCGGTATTACCAAAAGCAGAGACAGCAGCAGATTTCCTGAAAATGAAGGGAAAGCCTATGAACTTCGACAATCTTAAGAATGAGTCTAATAAATTGGTACAGTTTGCCAACGAATCTACTCAGAGGGTCGGAGAAATCTATAACGAGAACAAGCCTTATATCAATAACGCAGGAAGCGGACTTTGGAATGTATTCCGTTATATCTTGGGTGGAATCTTCGCATTCATGTCTTTATCTTGCTTAATCGGAGTATTTGTAGTATTCGGCTTCATGGGAGCAGACAGCGATTTCCCTCCTGTAAGCGAAATGAATTTCTATTTTGACAATGACAGTATGAAATACATCATTATGGCATTGATCACATTAGGAAGCTTGATTCCTGCAATGATCTTCGGATTATTGAGTATCAAATTAATTTCTCCTAAAACGAAATTGAGAAACACAGGATGGGTAATCGGAGCATTGTTCCTTGCATTGATCTCTTTAGGTACTTACTTCGGAATTAGCATGGCAAGACAGGAAATGTTCTTAAAAGGTCATAAAGAAGATACTGAAGAAGTTGCCATCAACACAAAATCTGACAGCATTTATGTAGATGTGAAGCAGGTAAATATTCCTCAAAACTTCAAGGGATACGATAATGATCTTTATTCCGATAAAATCTCAGTATTCAAAAAAGACTGGATCCATGTGGATGTAACAAGAAAAGCGGATATCAAAACTCCTTATTTGATCATCAAAAAAGAAGCTAAAGGATATAATCTTCCATTGAATGTAAGTGTTCCGGTAGAGGTTGTCAACAACAGGATAATTCTTCCCAACTTTGTTAAATACCCTTATGAACACAGATTCAGAGATTACAGTATCGATTATGAATTGGTAGTTCCTTTAAAAACAATTGTACTTCCTGCAAAACATGATCTTATCAGTTTCGACGGTGATTTAAACGCAGACGGAATCAATGATAATGACCAGGAAAAAGATGAAGATGGAAACATTAAAATTGAAAAGAACAAAATCACAGTAAACGGTTCAAGCATTGAATACAATTCTGATGACGAAGACAGCATTATTGTAAACGGTAAAAAAGTACCGAGCAACAAAGCCGATAAAGTAATTGATTCTATGAAAAACAGTATCAAGAAGATGAAAGGAGGCAATCTGGACATCAAAGTAAACGAAGGTAAAAACGAAATTTCCATACAAACTAAATAATTAACTGCAGAGAGTGGCAGAAGGTGTGAATGAATAACACAACCGTTTGAAATTCACACTCTTCTTCTCTCACACAAAATAAAAAATATAAATATTTAGTTCTCTATGTAAATAAAAATCTTTACATTTGTATAACAAAAAATCATAACCAAAACACTCAATAAAATATCAATAATCATGGTACAACTGGCACTAGAAATTGTAATGAAAATTGTTGATTTAATCAGCAGTCTATTTTAAGAGCGATAATATTTCAATATATTTGTAGAGTATAACCGTTTTGGTTATACTTTTTTGTTTTTAATTCAAACGATATGAGAAAGCTGATTGGCAAACTGAT is a window of Candidatus Chryseobacterium colombiense DNA encoding:
- a CDS encoding PadR family transcriptional regulator — encoded protein: MNTENTKAQMRKGILEFCILSLINHREMYVSDLIDELKKGKLDVVEGTLYPLLTRLKNGEFLSYRWEESTGGPPRKYYQITEKGKLFLDELQNTWNELTDSVNQITQKN
- a CDS encoding PspC domain-containing protein — protein: MNKTLSIGLAGFSFTIEEHAYIKLSDYLNALRSSLDASEADEVMHDIEIRMVEIFRDSLGKREVINDTDVERVIAQIGSPEKIEEQEEAYYSEKNTKKTYSSGTEYTDKKQLFRDPERQKIAGVCAGLAHYVGMDITAMRAIWLGIFILGIFTAAVSSTLVFLLYVILWAVLPKAETAADFLKMKGKPMNFDNLKNESNKLVQFANESTQRVGEIYNENKPYINNAGSGLWNVFRYILGGIFAFMSLSCLIGVFVVFGFMGADSDFPPVSEMNFYFDNDSMKYIIMALITLGSLIPAMIFGLLSIKLISPKTKLRNTGWVIGALFLALISLGTYFGISMARQEMFLKGHKEDTEEVAINTKSDSIYVDVKQVNIPQNFKGYDNDLYSDKISVFKKDWIHVDVTRKADIKTPYLIIKKEAKGYNLPLNVSVPVEVVNNRIILPNFVKYPYEHRFRDYSIDYELVVPLKTIVLPAKHDLISFDGDLNADGINDNDQEKDEDGNIKIEKNKITVNGSSIEYNSDDEDSIIVNGKKVPSNKADKVIDSMKNSIKKMKGGNLDIKVNEGKNEISIQTK